In a genomic window of Zingiber officinale cultivar Zhangliang chromosome 9B, Zo_v1.1, whole genome shotgun sequence:
- the LOC122023898 gene encoding ribulose-phosphate 3-epimerase, cytoplasmic isoform isoform X2 — protein sequence MAVEPKIAPSMLSSDFANLASEAERMIQLGADWLHMDIMDGHFVPNLTIGTPVIESLRKHTKAYLDCHLMVTNPLDYVEPLAKAGASGFTFHVEVTKEYWQQLVNQIKTKGMRPGVALKPGTPIEEVYPLVEGENPVEMVLVMTVEPGFGGQKFMPETMDKVRTLRKKYPTLDIEVIPLPIAKFDPPDLPLKL from the exons ATGGCGGTGGAGCCGAAGATTGCCCCGTCGATGCTGTCGTCGGACTTCGCGAATCTGGCATCGGAGGCCGAGCGGATGATCCAGTTGGGAGCCGATTGGCTCCACATGGACATTATG GATGG GCATTTTGTTCCCAACTTAACAATAGGAACTCCAGTGATTGAGAGTTTGCGAAAGCACACAAA GGCATATCTAGACTGCCATCTTATGGTTACAAATCCACTGGATTATGTAGAACCATTAGCAAAAGCTGGTGCCTCAGGCTTTACATTTCATGTTGAAGTGACAAAAG AGTATTGGCAACAACTTGTGAACCAAATAAAGACGAAAGGCATGCGACCTGGTGTAGCTTTAAAGCCAGGAACTCCTATTGAAGAAGTATATCCACTG GTGGAGGGTGAAAATCCTGTAGAGATGGTCCTAGTCATGACTGTTGAACCTGGATTTGGTGGTCAAAAGTTCATGCCTGAAACGATGGATAAA GTACGTACATTGAGAAAGAAGTACCCTACCCTAGATATAGAG GTGATCCCACTTCCCATTGCAAAGTttgacccaccagatcttccCTTGAAGCTTTAG
- the LOC122023898 gene encoding ribulose-phosphate 3-epimerase, cytoplasmic isoform isoform X1, producing MAVEPKIAPSMLSSDFANLASEAERMIQLGADWLHMDIMDGHFVPNLTIGTPVIESLRKHTKAYLDCHLMVTNPLDYVEPLAKAGASGFTFHVEVTKEYWQQLVNQIKTKGMRPGVALKPGTPIEEVYPLVEGENPVEMVLVMTVEPGFGGQKFMPETMDKVRTLRKKYPTLDIEVDGGLGPSTIDLAASAGANCIVAGSSVFGAKEPGEVISILRKSVADAQLNS from the exons ATGGCGGTGGAGCCGAAGATTGCCCCGTCGATGCTGTCGTCGGACTTCGCGAATCTGGCATCGGAGGCCGAGCGGATGATCCAGTTGGGAGCCGATTGGCTCCACATGGACATTATG GATGG GCATTTTGTTCCCAACTTAACAATAGGAACTCCAGTGATTGAGAGTTTGCGAAAGCACACAAA GGCATATCTAGACTGCCATCTTATGGTTACAAATCCACTGGATTATGTAGAACCATTAGCAAAAGCTGGTGCCTCAGGCTTTACATTTCATGTTGAAGTGACAAAAG AGTATTGGCAACAACTTGTGAACCAAATAAAGACGAAAGGCATGCGACCTGGTGTAGCTTTAAAGCCAGGAACTCCTATTGAAGAAGTATATCCACTG GTGGAGGGTGAAAATCCTGTAGAGATGGTCCTAGTCATGACTGTTGAACCTGGATTTGGTGGTCAAAAGTTCATGCCTGAAACGATGGATAAA GTACGTACATTGAGAAAGAAGTACCCTACCCTAGATATAGAG GTGGATGGTGGCTTGGGCCCTTCAACCATTGACTTGGCAGCTTCAGCAGGAGCAAACTGCATCGTAGCAGGAAGTTCAGTTTTTGGAGCTAAAGAGCCAGGAGAAGTCATTTCTATTCTAAGGAAGAGTGTAGCAGATGCTCAACTGAACAGCTAG